The following proteins are encoded in a genomic region of Tenacibaculum sp. 190524A05c:
- a CDS encoding nucleoside-diphosphate sugar epimerase/dehydratase, protein MIRNFLLKALNRHASHWVVLLIDTLLVALSFILAYTVRFNASLNFNTGNLAYQIPFVSFIFLVCFWFVGSNRGIIRHTGTRDAFNVFIGVTIASMSIIFIVAINNVYEVLPSYTIPKTIILIHYFITVFVLIVSRFIFKAFYEIISSELKDITNVMIYGAGDSGLITYGALNRDTKNNYEVIGFIDDDRNKVGKKIDRVKIYHRSEIDKKFIEKKEVDEIIFSIQNIKSERLLFLTDKTLELGVKPKIVPPLSNWIGGDFEANQIKQVKIEDLLDRKPISIDNPIVKRDVNNKVVLVTGAAGSIGSEISRQISKYNHKHLILVDQAESPLYEIQQELVRQGIENFTSIVADVRDIQRMESVFEEFKPNKVYHAAAYKHVPLMEDSPYEAIKINVGGTKIIADLSIKYNVERFVMVSTDKAVNPTNVMGATKRVAEMYISCLSSKSNTTKFTTTRFGNVLGSNGSVIPLFKKQIEAGGPLTVTHKNITRYFMTIPEACQLVLEAGTMGDGGEIYIFDMGKSVKIFDIAKRMIHLSGLKYPEDIDIKITGLRPGEKLYEELLANGENTTPTYHEKIMIAKNQKIDTNLFKSKIEQLCIENIKNDNGLSVKLLKEIVPEYKSNNSVYEKLDVQKTN, encoded by the coding sequence ACACCGTAAGATTTAATGCATCTTTAAATTTTAATACTGGAAATCTTGCTTATCAAATCCCATTTGTATCGTTTATATTTCTTGTGTGCTTTTGGTTTGTAGGCTCAAATAGAGGAATTATCAGACATACTGGTACAAGAGACGCTTTTAATGTTTTTATAGGAGTTACCATCGCATCTATGAGTATTATCTTTATAGTTGCAATTAATAATGTATACGAGGTTTTGCCTTCTTACACAATTCCCAAAACCATAATTCTTATACATTATTTTATTACAGTTTTTGTCCTAATTGTAAGTCGATTCATATTTAAAGCATTTTATGAAATTATTTCTTCAGAGTTAAAAGACATAACTAATGTAATGATTTATGGTGCTGGAGATTCTGGTTTGATTACATACGGAGCTCTTAATAGAGATACAAAAAACAATTATGAAGTAATTGGATTTATTGACGATGATAGGAATAAGGTCGGGAAAAAAATAGATAGAGTAAAAATTTACCATAGATCTGAGATTGACAAGAAATTCATTGAGAAAAAAGAAGTTGACGAGATCATTTTCTCCATTCAGAATATAAAATCAGAAAGACTATTATTTTTAACAGATAAAACTCTAGAACTTGGAGTAAAGCCTAAAATAGTTCCACCTTTATCTAATTGGATTGGTGGGGATTTTGAAGCTAATCAAATTAAACAAGTAAAAATTGAAGATTTACTAGATCGTAAACCTATATCTATTGATAATCCAATAGTAAAGCGTGACGTTAATAATAAAGTTGTTTTAGTAACTGGTGCTGCTGGTTCTATTGGAAGTGAAATATCACGCCAAATAAGTAAATATAATCATAAACATCTTATTTTAGTTGATCAGGCAGAATCTCCCTTATACGAAATTCAACAAGAATTAGTGCGTCAGGGTATCGAGAATTTCACATCTATTGTAGCCGATGTTCGTGACATCCAAAGAATGGAATCAGTTTTCGAAGAATTTAAACCTAACAAAGTCTATCATGCAGCGGCCTATAAACATGTCCCTTTAATGGAAGACAGCCCTTATGAAGCAATAAAAATAAATGTAGGTGGTACTAAAATTATAGCAGATTTATCTATTAAATACAATGTTGAAAGGTTTGTTATGGTTTCGACTGATAAAGCAGTTAACCCCACAAATGTTATGGGAGCTACGAAAAGAGTCGCTGAAATGTATATATCTTGTCTTAGTTCAAAATCTAATACAACAAAATTTACTACAACTCGTTTTGGAAATGTATTAGGTTCTAATGGCTCTGTAATACCTTTATTTAAAAAACAAATAGAAGCTGGTGGTCCTCTAACAGTTACTCACAAGAATATTACGAGATATTTTATGACAATACCTGAAGCTTGTCAGTTAGTTCTAGAGGCTGGTACTATGGGAGATGGAGGTGAAATCTACATTTTTGATATGGGTAAATCTGTAAAGATTTTTGATATTGCAAAACGAATGATACACCTTTCTGGGTTAAAATATCCAGAAGACATCGATATTAAAATTACAGGTTTAAGACCAGGCGAAAAACTTTATGAAGAATTATTAGCCAATGGTGAAAATACAACACCGACCTATCATGAGAAAATAATGATTGCCAAGAATCAAAAAATAGACACTAATCTATTCAAATCAAAAATAGAACAATTGTGTATTGAAAACATTAAAAATGACAATGGTTTATCCGTTAAATTACTCAAAGAAATAGTACCTGAGTACAAATCAAATAATTCTGTTTACGAAAAACTAGATGTTCAAAAAACAAATTAA
- a CDS encoding polysaccharide biosynthesis/export family protein, which yields MQKAKIILLILVTISITSCVSKKNITYFQNDAIEQAKVSNSYKTVFKPDDLLQITVSAVDFETVKPFNLPAVSFATTTDRAIGTPQQQTYLIDNEGNIDFPVIGKLKIGGLTRQETITLLKNKLDPDYVKNPTINIRIANYTITVLGDVRKPGTYTIPNERITILEAIGLAGDLNITGKRNTVKVFREIDGKKKQFDIDLRSNKIFTSPVYYLQQNDLVYVDPNKSSSQDAAFNRNTGLFVSIGSIIVSLIAVLTR from the coding sequence ATGCAAAAAGCAAAAATAATTCTCCTAATACTTGTTACAATTAGCATTACTTCTTGTGTTTCTAAAAAGAACATAACCTATTTTCAAAATGACGCTATAGAACAAGCCAAAGTATCCAATTCTTATAAAACGGTATTTAAGCCAGATGATTTGTTACAGATAACAGTATCAGCTGTAGATTTCGAAACTGTTAAACCGTTCAACTTACCTGCTGTAAGCTTTGCTACAACTACTGATCGAGCTATTGGAACCCCTCAACAACAAACTTATCTCATCGATAATGAAGGTAACATAGATTTCCCTGTTATTGGTAAACTTAAAATTGGAGGACTTACGAGACAAGAAACTATTACCTTACTAAAAAATAAGCTAGATCCTGATTATGTAAAAAATCCAACTATAAATATTAGAATTGCAAACTATACCATTACTGTTTTAGGCGATGTAAGGAAACCTGGTACATATACAATACCTAATGAACGTATAACAATTCTAGAAGCAATTGGTTTAGCTGGTGATTTAAACATTACAGGTAAAAGAAATACAGTGAAAGTATTTAGAGAGATTGATGGAAAGAAAAAACAATTTGATATTGATTTAAGATCAAATAAAATATTTACGTCTCCTGTTTATTATCTTCAACAGAATGATTTGGTATATGTAGATCCTAATAAATCATCATCTCAAGATGCTGCCTTCAATCGAAATACAGGGCTTTTCGTATCTATAGGATCCATAATAGTTTCTTTAATCGCCGTATTAACAAGATAA
- a CDS encoding polysaccharide biosynthesis tyrosine autokinase: MNININKPQIEEHETINIRAELEKYLIHWKWFVLGMIVSLALAFLYLRYSTPKFTASSKIMIKDNKKSGISAELEAFKDLGIVGAGSSNNPDNEIEILKSRKILRKVVKKLNLNVKYISEGRVKNSEIYNKTPVLFNLSDSLFFSKNSKSFSFSVLIKNENQFDIFDIEGNLIKENLNFDEKFNLTLQHYSNTFNLESISLLKTPFFNNEYVNNKIIINIYSDNLIIDGLINSVAIAPINKNSSVLKLSLQSSVLQKAEDVLDELVHQYNLDAKNDKSEVSRKTVEFINERLDNVGGELAIVDDNVKNFKKKNRVTDIQSEAQLVLETSTLNKQKLIDANIQLSIVKSLKEELSKSEDILPVNLGLQDPNVARYISDYNQLLSKKRRLLKSAGEKNSIIVEIQENINSIRKSLENSLENQQRSIQLNVNNLVSEANRFNSKISSIPSKEREFLDIARQQEIIAGLYTYLLKKKEETAISLAVTVPNAKIIDKAYGSGVPVSPKKRIIFLGALVLGLIIPFIIIYLRDLLDTKVHTKKDIQDLTSVPFIGDIPHSETKEKIVVGTDARSSAAEAFRLVRTNLDFMLTGNEKSNQGKTIFITSTTSGEGKSFISINLSATLALSGKKVILVGMDLRAPKVTEYLNIPERKGITNYITNNDISIDSLKFRVPELKDLDIIASGVIPPNPAELLMSPRIDELFETLRNDYDYVLVDTAPVNLVTDTLLISKYADVFLYVSRANYLDKRLLAVPDTLYRENKLPNMAIILNDTDMKRGYGYGYGYGYGYGYGNIQEENNKPWYKKLFS; the protein is encoded by the coding sequence ATGAATATCAATATTAATAAACCACAAATAGAAGAGCATGAAACCATTAATATAAGAGCTGAATTAGAGAAGTATCTTATTCACTGGAAATGGTTTGTATTAGGTATGATAGTCAGTTTAGCACTAGCATTCTTATATTTAAGGTATAGCACACCCAAGTTTACAGCTTCTTCAAAAATAATGATTAAGGATAATAAAAAATCCGGAATATCAGCAGAATTAGAAGCCTTTAAAGATTTGGGAATAGTTGGTGCGGGATCAAGTAACAACCCTGATAATGAGATTGAAATATTAAAGTCCAGAAAAATTTTACGTAAAGTTGTAAAGAAATTAAATCTTAATGTAAAATATATCTCAGAAGGACGAGTTAAGAATTCTGAAATTTATAATAAAACTCCTGTTTTATTTAATCTTTCAGATTCATTATTCTTTTCAAAAAATAGTAAATCTTTCTCTTTTTCAGTTTTAATTAAAAATGAAAATCAATTTGATATTTTTGATATTGAAGGTAACCTCATCAAAGAGAATTTAAATTTTGATGAAAAATTTAATCTAACTCTACAACACTATTCTAACACCTTTAATTTAGAAAGTATATCACTACTGAAAACACCATTTTTTAACAATGAATATGTAAATAATAAGATTATCATTAATATTTATTCTGACAACTTAATTATAGATGGTCTTATTAATAGTGTCGCTATTGCTCCTATAAATAAGAATTCAAGTGTTCTTAAACTTTCTTTACAATCATCGGTTCTTCAAAAAGCGGAAGATGTATTAGATGAATTAGTTCACCAATATAATCTTGACGCAAAAAATGATAAAAGCGAAGTTTCAAGAAAAACTGTTGAATTCATTAATGAAAGATTAGACAACGTTGGTGGAGAATTAGCTATCGTAGATGATAATGTCAAAAACTTCAAAAAGAAAAATCGTGTGACTGATATTCAATCCGAAGCACAATTAGTTCTTGAGACAAGTACTTTAAACAAACAAAAATTAATTGATGCCAATATTCAGTTAAGTATTGTAAAATCTTTAAAAGAGGAACTATCAAAATCAGAAGATATTCTTCCTGTTAACTTAGGATTACAGGATCCTAATGTTGCTAGATACATTTCCGATTATAATCAATTATTAAGTAAAAAAAGGCGTTTACTCAAAAGTGCTGGAGAGAAGAACTCTATAATTGTAGAAATTCAAGAGAATATTAATAGTATTAGAAAAAGTTTAGAAAACAGTCTTGAAAATCAACAAAGATCTATTCAATTAAACGTTAATAATTTAGTTAGTGAGGCAAATAGATTCAACTCAAAAATTTCCTCTATCCCATCAAAAGAAAGAGAATTTTTAGACATTGCAAGGCAACAAGAAATAATTGCTGGATTATACACATATTTATTGAAGAAAAAAGAAGAAACAGCTATATCACTCGCTGTTACTGTTCCTAACGCCAAAATTATAGATAAAGCCTATGGATCAGGCGTTCCAGTTTCTCCTAAAAAACGTATTATATTTCTCGGAGCTTTAGTTTTAGGATTAATTATTCCTTTCATTATAATATATTTAAGAGATTTACTTGACACTAAAGTCCATACTAAAAAGGATATTCAAGATTTAACTTCGGTTCCTTTTATAGGTGATATTCCTCATTCAGAAACAAAGGAAAAGATAGTAGTTGGAACAGATGCAAGATCGAGTGCAGCTGAAGCATTTAGATTAGTTAGGACTAACTTAGACTTTATGCTAACTGGAAATGAAAAATCTAATCAAGGAAAGACTATATTCATTACTTCAACTACAAGTGGTGAAGGAAAATCTTTTATCTCTATAAATTTATCAGCCACATTAGCTTTATCAGGTAAGAAAGTTATTCTGGTAGGAATGGATTTAAGGGCGCCAAAAGTAACAGAATATTTAAACATCCCAGAGCGAAAAGGGATAACGAACTATATTACGAATAATGACATATCAATAGATTCTTTGAAATTTAGAGTTCCTGAATTAAAAGATCTTGATATAATTGCATCTGGTGTAATTCCTCCAAACCCTGCTGAGTTGTTAATGTCACCTAGAATAGATGAGTTATTTGAAACATTAAGAAATGATTATGATTATGTTCTTGTTGATACAGCACCAGTTAATTTAGTAACAGACACTTTATTAATTTCTAAATATGCTGATGTTTTCTTATATGTTAGTAGAGCAAATTATTTAGATAAACGATTATTAGCCGTGCCTGATACATTATATAGAGAAAATAAACTTCCAAACATGGCAATAATACTTAACGATACCGATATGAAACGTGGATATGGTTATGGATACGGTTATGGTTATGGCTATGGGTATGGTAATATTCAAGAGGAAAATAATAAACCTTGGTACAAAAAGTTATTTAGTTAA
- a CDS encoding tyrosine-protein phosphatase: MFFFKEKTIPLNEIFGDLFVDIHSHLLPGIDDGAKNIEDSIALITKMHSFGIKNFITTPHVLGDVYPNSTETIKNKLEEVREVLKERGFNDVRIDAAAEYMMDERFSERLEKNDILPLKDNIILVEMSYFNAPINLYDILFEIQLKGYKPVLAHPERYNFYHNDFQSYYKLKKAGCLFQLNLLSLTEQYGTSVKKTAEKLLKENLYDFVGTDTHHKNHLRLLEKIGTKKIKKNIEGLIKNNSKFY; this comes from the coding sequence ATGTTTTTCTTTAAAGAAAAGACGATTCCACTGAATGAAATTTTTGGTGATTTATTTGTAGATATACATTCTCATTTGTTACCGGGTATTGATGATGGTGCTAAGAACATTGAGGACTCCATAGCCTTAATCACTAAGATGCATTCTTTCGGAATTAAAAACTTTATTACAACACCTCATGTATTAGGAGATGTTTATCCTAATTCAACAGAAACGATTAAGAACAAACTTGAAGAAGTGAGGGAAGTACTTAAAGAGAGAGGCTTTAATGATGTTAGGATTGATGCTGCGGCTGAATATATGATGGATGAGCGGTTTTCTGAACGATTAGAGAAAAACGATATACTTCCGTTAAAGGATAATATAATATTAGTTGAGATGTCATATTTTAATGCTCCTATTAACCTTTATGATATTCTTTTTGAAATTCAGTTAAAAGGGTATAAACCTGTTTTAGCTCATCCAGAACGATACAATTTTTACCATAATGATTTTCAAAGTTATTATAAATTAAAAAAAGCGGGTTGTTTATTTCAGTTGAATTTACTGTCTTTAACTGAACAGTATGGTACGAGTGTGAAGAAAACCGCTGAGAAATTACTGAAAGAGAATTTATACGATTTTGTCGGAACTGATACGCATCATAAAAATCATTTACGATTATTAGAAAAGATAGGAACAAAAAAAATAAAGAAGAATATAGAGGGATTAATTAAGAATAATTCAAAATTCTACTAA
- a CDS encoding N-acetylglucosamine kinase yields MILIADGGSTKADWIALDKNRNEVFRARTLGLNPAVVPSEELNNRIVNMFQLINIKDEVEEIHFYGAGCGTPKPVQILHDVMKGIFTNASIHIAEDMLAAVYAASGTNPSIVCILGTGSNSCYFNGSEMEMLTASLGYSIMDEASGNYFGRLLIRDYYYNKMPKQIAKSFESEFNLDADYIKMNLYRKPNPNMYLATFAKFMFEFKNEKYIKKLIRKGFQEFFKYRILPYKKDNSTPIYFIGSIAYYFKETLEKVANKHDLSVTGIIQRPIDNLLEYHKENIN; encoded by the coding sequence ATGATTTTAATAGCAGACGGCGGGTCTACAAAAGCAGATTGGATTGCTTTAGACAAAAATAGAAATGAAGTATTTAGAGCAAGAACATTAGGTTTAAACCCTGCGGTTGTTCCTAGTGAAGAACTCAATAATCGTATCGTGAATATGTTTCAGCTTATCAACATAAAAGATGAAGTTGAAGAAATACATTTTTACGGTGCGGGATGTGGTACACCTAAACCTGTTCAGATACTTCATGATGTTATGAAAGGTATTTTTACAAATGCTTCAATACATATAGCTGAAGATATGCTTGCAGCAGTTTACGCTGCTTCTGGAACCAACCCATCTATTGTCTGCATTCTTGGAACCGGATCAAACAGCTGTTACTTTAACGGTTCAGAAATGGAAATGTTAACCGCATCATTAGGTTATTCTATAATGGATGAAGCAAGTGGAAATTATTTCGGAAGACTTTTAATTAGAGATTATTACTACAACAAAATGCCTAAGCAAATTGCTAAAAGCTTTGAAAGTGAATTCAATTTAGATGCTGACTATATCAAAATGAATTTGTATAGAAAGCCTAATCCAAATATGTACTTAGCAACGTTTGCAAAATTCATGTTTGAATTCAAAAATGAAAAATACATTAAAAAGCTGATTAGGAAAGGATTTCAAGAGTTTTTCAAATATAGAATACTTCCTTATAAAAAGGATAATTCAACTCCAATCTATTTCATTGGCTCAATAGCATATTATTTCAAAGAAACTTTAGAAAAAGTAGCTAATAAACATGATTTAAGCGTAACCGGTATAATTCAACGCCCAATCGATAATCTTCTTGAATATCACAAAGAAAATATCAATTAA
- a CDS encoding UDP-N-acetylmuramoyl-tripeptide--D-alanyl-D-alanine ligase has product MEIKELYRLYREKYLVDTDTRKIRKGTIFFALKGENFNGNKFAEEAIKKGASYAVIDEEEYATNEKIILVKNVLKTLQNLANYHRRELGIPIVGLTGSNGKTTTKEVINAVLSKKYNTTATLGNLNNHIGVPLTLLSMNPKTEVGIVEMGANHHGEIKLLSEISEPSVGYITNFGKAHLEGFGSVQGVIEAKSELYGFVIKSNGKVVVNQEDKIQMEKSKEANQIFFAESVEFISANPFVSLSYKDEIIQSNLLGQYNYNNIAAAITIGQYFNVQLDDIKEAIESYVPKNNRSQVIKRGSNEIILDAYNANPTSMKAALENFDKLSGENKVVILGDMFELGKDSDVEHQNIALLSEDLHITKVMLVGNNFNSVKITSALKFKEFEDVKSYLQNNPMNESKILIKGSRGMALERCLDFIN; this is encoded by the coding sequence ATGGAAATAAAAGAGCTTTACCGTTTATACAGGGAGAAGTATTTAGTTGATACGGATACACGAAAAATTAGAAAGGGAACTATATTTTTCGCTTTAAAAGGTGAAAATTTTAATGGGAACAAATTTGCCGAAGAAGCAATTAAGAAAGGAGCATCGTATGCCGTTATAGATGAAGAGGAGTATGCGACGAATGAAAAGATTATTCTGGTAAAAAATGTACTGAAGACACTTCAGAACTTAGCAAATTATCATCGCAGGGAATTAGGTATTCCTATCGTTGGTTTAACTGGTAGTAATGGAAAAACAACCACAAAAGAGGTTATTAATGCGGTACTAAGTAAAAAATATAACACTACGGCTACTTTGGGTAATTTGAATAATCATATCGGAGTGCCATTGACGTTATTATCAATGAATCCTAAAACTGAGGTTGGTATTGTGGAAATGGGAGCAAACCATCATGGTGAGATCAAATTATTATCTGAGATTTCAGAACCTTCTGTGGGATATATTACAAATTTCGGTAAGGCTCATTTGGAAGGTTTTGGTTCTGTTCAAGGAGTTATTGAAGCGAAGTCTGAATTGTATGGTTTTGTCATAAAATCAAATGGTAAAGTTGTGGTTAATCAGGAGGATAAAATTCAGATGGAGAAATCTAAAGAAGCAAATCAAATATTTTTTGCTGAATCAGTTGAGTTTATATCAGCCAATCCATTTGTGAGTCTGAGTTATAAAGATGAAATTATTCAAAGTAATTTATTAGGGCAATACAATTATAATAATATTGCAGCAGCTATAACTATAGGTCAGTATTTTAATGTTCAATTGGATGATATTAAAGAAGCTATTGAGAGTTATGTTCCTAAGAATAACAGATCCCAAGTCATAAAGAGAGGATCTAATGAAATAATTCTTGATGCTTATAATGCGAACCCAACAAGTATGAAAGCAGCGTTAGAGAACTTTGATAAACTCTCTGGTGAAAATAAAGTTGTTATTCTGGGCGACATGTTTGAATTAGGTAAGGATAGTGATGTTGAACATCAGAATATAGCTTTACTGAGCGAAGACCTTCATATAACTAAAGTGATGTTAGTTGGAAATAATTTTAACAGCGTTAAAATTACTTCTGCACTTAAATTTAAGGAGTTTGAAGATGTTAAATCCTATTTACAAAACAATCCAATGAATGAAAGTAAAATATTAATAAAAGGTTCTAGAGGAATGGCTCTAGAACGCTGTTTGGATTTTATTAATTGA